A window of the Juglans microcarpa x Juglans regia isolate MS1-56 chromosome 5D, Jm3101_v1.0, whole genome shotgun sequence genome harbors these coding sequences:
- the LOC121264939 gene encoding cytochrome b561 and DOMON domain-containing protein At5g47530-like — MSFVSSRPPCLLANMFKPVLVFSVLLSLCLSSLAQTCSKYSFPSNQVFSSCNDLPYLNSFLHWNYNQSSGSLQIAFRKTGVTPSSWTAWAINPTGSGMKGAQALVAYQFSNGSLAFYQSQITSYATTMAESNLTYAVPELTATYSNSEIVIYATLALPNSITTINHVWQVGPVKDDKPQSHSLDDANTNSKGVLNLLSGEAGTSGGGGSRSRDKNVHGVLNVFSWGILMPIGVMIARYLKVFESADPAWFYLHASCQTTAYVIGVAGVATGIKLGNDSAGVEQTKHRVIGVLLFILATLQVFALLLRPKKDHKYRFYWNIYHHSVGYLVILLSIINIFKGFDILKPEKKWKSGYIAIVVIFIINIVWVEAYTWYLLRKKRSESTGKTHQGVNGAKGYGARPAQFA; from the exons ATGTCATTTGTCTCTTCACGGCCACCTTGTCTGCTGGCTAACATGTTCAAACCTGTGCTAGTTTTCTCTGTTCTTTTGTCTCTCTGTCTGTCATCCTTGGCTCAAACATGTAGCAAATACAGCTTCCCTAGCAACCAGGTGTTTAGCTCCTGCAATGATCTCCCTTATCTGAACTCCTTCCTACATTGGAACTACAACCAATCTTCTGGGAGCCTCCAAATCGCATTCAGGAAGACCGGGGTCACCCCCTCTTCATGGACTGCGTGGGCAATCAACCCCACCGGTTCGGGCATGAAGGGAGCACAAGCACTTGTTGCTTACCAGTTTTCCAATGGAAGCTTGGCATTCTACCAGTCCCAGATCACTAGTTATGCTACAACCATGGCAGAGAGCAATCTGACTTATGCTGTCCCGGAGTTGACAGCAACGTATTCGAATAGTGAGATTGTAATCTATGCTACCTTGGCACTTCCCAACAGTATCACCACTATTAACCATGTTTGGCAAGTGGGTCCTGTTAAAGATGACAAACCACAATCGCATTCGCTGGATGACGCTAACACCAATTCCAAGGGAGTTCTGAATCTCCTGTCGGGGGAGGCTGGAACGAGCGGAGGGGGAGGTTCAAGATCcagagataaaaat GTCCATGGAGTGCTAAATGTCTTCAGCTGGGGTATCTTGATGCCTATTGGAGTTATGATAGCAAGGTACTTGAAGGTATTCGAATCCGCAGACCCTGCATGGTTTTATCTTCATGCCAGTTGCCAAACCACAGCTTATGTTATTGGAGTTGCTGGAGTGGCAACTGGTATTAAGCTTGGAAACGACTCTGCTGGTGTCGAACAAACCAAGCACAGAGTAATTGGCGTTCTCCTTTTCATCCTCGCAACACTTCAG GTGTTTGCTCTGCTTCTGAGGCCAAAGAAGGATCACAAGTACAGATTTTACTGGAATATTTATCACCATTCAGTTGGGTATCTAGTAATCCTTCTGAGCATCATTAACATATTCAAAGGATTTGATATTTTGAAGCCGGAGAAGAAGTGGAAGAGTGGTTACATTGCCATCGTTGTGATTTTCATAATCAATATTGTGTGGGTGGAAGCGTATACATGGTATCTTCTTCGGAAGAAGAGGTCGGAGAGCACGGGAAAGACGCATCAGGGCGTGAATGGAGCAAAAGGGTATGGTGCGAGGCCAGCACAGTTTGCTTAG